In Halobaculum magnesiiphilum, the following proteins share a genomic window:
- a CDS encoding RsmB/NOP family class I SAM-dependent RNA methyltransferase has protein sequence MNDDGGVLDRYAPLVDDEAAFRAACDRPLPSVVRVNTLATDADRVARAFDEEGTDYERVDWHDGLFRMADRSPGTTWPYAHGWVHGQEEVSCLPAIALDPDPGTRVWDTCAAPGSKTTHLAALMDDAGILVGNDTSLGRLSALRHNAERLGVTNLVVDQQDARNYSLNGFGFDEFDATLVDAPCSCEGTIRKNPDAFDTWTLDHVHEVAGIQKGVLRRAVQATRPGGTVVYSTCTFAPEENEAVLDHVLRDEDCRVVEWDCPLESVSGVTEWKGEEYDRQVTRATRVYPHHNDTGGFFLAKLRVGGGGEREGAEADTGSEVGA, from the coding sequence ATGAACGATGACGGCGGCGTGCTCGACAGATACGCCCCACTCGTCGACGACGAGGCGGCGTTCCGGGCCGCCTGCGACCGGCCGCTCCCGTCGGTCGTGCGCGTCAACACGCTCGCGACCGACGCCGACCGCGTCGCCCGCGCGTTCGACGAGGAGGGAACCGACTACGAGCGCGTCGACTGGCACGACGGCCTGTTCCGGATGGCCGACCGCTCGCCGGGGACGACGTGGCCGTACGCCCACGGCTGGGTCCACGGGCAGGAGGAGGTGTCGTGTCTCCCCGCCATCGCGCTCGACCCCGATCCCGGGACGCGTGTGTGGGACACCTGCGCCGCGCCGGGGAGCAAGACCACCCACCTCGCGGCGCTGATGGACGACGCCGGGATACTCGTCGGCAACGACACCAGCCTCGGGCGCCTCTCGGCGCTGCGGCACAACGCAGAGCGGCTGGGCGTGACGAACCTCGTCGTCGATCAGCAGGACGCCCGCAACTACTCGCTCAACGGCTTCGGCTTCGACGAGTTCGACGCGACGCTCGTCGACGCACCCTGTTCGTGTGAGGGGACGATCCGCAAGAACCCGGACGCGTTCGACACCTGGACGCTCGATCACGTCCACGAGGTCGCGGGCATCCAGAAGGGGGTCCTCCGACGGGCGGTGCAGGCGACCCGGCCCGGCGGCACGGTCGTCTACTCGACGTGCACGTTCGCGCCCGAGGAGAACGAGGCAGTGCTGGATCACGTGCTCCGCGACGAGGACTGCCGAGTAGTCGAGTGGGACTGCCCGCTGGAGTCGGTTTCGGGGGTCACGGAGTGGAAGGGCGAGGAGTACGACCGGCAGGTGACGCGGGCAACGCGCGTGTACCCCCACCACAACGACACGGGCGGGTTCTTCCTCGCGAAGTTGCGTGTCGGCGGGGGCGGTGAGCGGGAGGGAGCGGAGGCCGACACTGGGTCGGAGGTGGGAGCATGA
- a CDS encoding DUF7122 family protein, which translates to MTDESDGDGAPGNDGSQFDRLPATADEREVEGRATRAEVLDWWEERFGIEPETFAGHTFWEKGKGKIWVFADDLPSPQECEGVGMTVLRTRQEHWKPTTTAVRKWGHLATRNVIELSPGQATAFAAGHDQDLPEWDGDWGYLIATHELAGGQVPIGVGLYLYDELRSVVPKGYQEELPEL; encoded by the coding sequence ATGACGGACGAGTCCGACGGCGACGGCGCCCCCGGCAACGACGGGAGCCAGTTCGATCGCCTCCCCGCGACCGCCGACGAGCGCGAGGTGGAGGGACGAGCGACCCGCGCGGAGGTACTCGACTGGTGGGAGGAACGCTTCGGGATCGAGCCGGAGACGTTCGCGGGTCACACTTTCTGGGAGAAGGGGAAGGGGAAGATCTGGGTCTTCGCGGACGACCTCCCCAGCCCGCAGGAGTGCGAGGGCGTCGGAATGACGGTGCTTCGCACGCGCCAGGAGCACTGGAAGCCGACGACGACGGCCGTCAGGAAGTGGGGCCACCTCGCGACGAGGAACGTCATCGAACTGTCGCCGGGGCAGGCGACGGCGTTCGCCGCGGGCCACGACCAGGACCTCCCCGAGTGGGACGGCGACTGGGGGTACCTGATCGCGACCCACGAGCTCGCGGGCGGGCAGGTACCCATCGGCGTGGGACTGTACCTGTACGACGAGCTCCGATCGGTCGTGCCGAAGGGGTATCAGGAGGAGTTGCCGGAGCTCTAG
- a CDS encoding DUF790 family protein — protein sequence MITKDLLRVSRRGGYRPQFVAGDSDARRLAARVFGVYQGHVGERRSDLDESLEALEREADDYKLVRGFAALLDREAVFETRAPLPPRRARRVAFEAAEAVGVADADDRATALDRAGDRLGVDPDEIEASLYADRDANRVLADFDPRWGPEELLVQYDLSLAQTALFDATEVRVRSSDPKALVSAAKRLGLLYEIRVRDGDGPTDREVVITGPDALFRRTRRYGTAFARLLRTVAATADEWTLSADIDDRGREYLLELDDEDVSVPGVEPLAEPAFDSGVEADFAARFRALDLDWDLTREPEPLRVGASVMIPDFAFEYRHADFRVFFEVMGFWTPEYVEKKLAQLADVEDVELVVAVDESLGVGEEIAARDHRVVTYSGTVRVKDVVDVLREYEADLADEVTAGLPDELAPEGDVVAVADVAAEHGVPVDALEDVAFPEHRRLGGTLVRPAVLDRVGEEIEAGMSLSEAEIVLDDAGLTDASASLSALGYRVEWEGLGGGTVREKGDD from the coding sequence GTGATCACGAAGGACCTCCTGCGGGTCAGCCGCCGCGGCGGCTATCGGCCGCAGTTCGTCGCCGGCGACTCCGACGCCCGTCGCCTCGCCGCGCGCGTGTTCGGCGTCTACCAGGGACACGTCGGCGAGCGCCGGAGCGACCTCGACGAGTCGCTGGAGGCGCTCGAACGGGAGGCCGACGACTACAAGCTCGTGCGCGGGTTCGCCGCCCTCCTCGACCGCGAGGCGGTCTTCGAGACGCGCGCCCCGCTCCCGCCCCGGCGCGCGCGCCGGGTCGCCTTCGAGGCCGCGGAGGCGGTCGGGGTCGCCGACGCCGACGACCGGGCGACGGCGCTGGATCGCGCTGGCGACCGTCTCGGCGTCGACCCCGACGAGATCGAGGCGTCGCTGTACGCCGACCGCGACGCGAACCGGGTGCTCGCCGACTTCGACCCGCGCTGGGGTCCCGAGGAGCTGCTCGTCCAGTACGACCTCTCGCTCGCCCAGACGGCGCTGTTCGACGCGACTGAGGTTCGCGTCCGGTCGAGCGACCCGAAGGCGCTCGTCTCGGCAGCCAAGCGCCTGGGCCTCCTGTACGAGATCCGCGTCCGCGACGGCGACGGGCCGACCGACCGCGAAGTGGTGATCACCGGCCCCGACGCCCTCTTTCGCCGGACGCGACGCTACGGCACCGCCTTCGCCCGGCTCCTGCGCACTGTTGCCGCGACCGCCGACGAGTGGACGCTTTCGGCCGACATCGACGACCGCGGGCGCGAGTACCTGCTGGAACTCGACGACGAGGACGTGTCCGTCCCGGGCGTCGAGCCGCTCGCGGAGCCGGCGTTCGACTCCGGGGTCGAGGCGGACTTCGCCGCCCGGTTCCGGGCGCTGGACCTCGACTGGGACCTCACCAGGGAGCCCGAGCCGCTCCGCGTCGGCGCGAGCGTGATGATCCCCGACTTCGCGTTCGAGTACCGCCACGCCGACTTCCGCGTGTTCTTCGAGGTGATGGGCTTCTGGACGCCCGAGTACGTCGAGAAGAAGCTCGCCCAGCTGGCCGACGTGGAGGACGTGGAGCTCGTCGTCGCCGTCGACGAGAGCCTCGGCGTGGGCGAGGAGATCGCCGCCCGCGACCACCGCGTCGTCACCTACTCGGGGACCGTCCGCGTGAAGGACGTGGTCGACGTGCTCCGGGAGTACGAGGCCGACCTCGCCGACGAGGTGACCGCCGGCCTCCCCGACGAGCTGGCCCCCGAGGGCGACGTGGTCGCCGTCGCGGACGTGGCCGCCGAGCACGGTGTTCCGGTCGACGCGCTGGAGGACGTTGCGTTCCCGGAGCACCGCCGGCTCGGCGGCACGCTCGTGCGACCCGCGGTGCTGGACCGCGTGGGCGAGGAGATCGAGGCCGGGATGTCCCTGTCGGAGGCGGAGATCGTCCTCGACGACGCCGGGCTCACCGACGCGAGCGCGTCGCTGTCTGCGCTCGGCTACCGCGTCGAGTGGGAGGGGCTGGGCGGGGGGACGGTGCGCGAGAAGGGAGACGACTGA
- a CDS encoding DEAD/DEAH box helicase family protein — translation MRPGDPSPAVSSVTLTYEDGTVRVAGAAAAGVDPDGLPGVETDARSDARRAPAHRYREIRDALRDRGRDVDDRVLDLPPLPPLDSGYTLREYQRDALEAWEANDRRGVLELPTGSGKTVIALAAIAAAGTPALVVVPTVDLLEQWHRELSATFDVPVGRLGGGEQTVEALTVATYDSAYLRADELGDRFGLLVLDEVHHLGGEGYRDIARLFAAPARLGLTATFERPDGAHEAVAELVGPVVYDLDPDDLAGDHLADYEVRRIEVELSGAERERYEEAQGTFVDYVRDAGIRFTSGSDYQELVKRSGNDPRAREALLAKQRAREVMMNADAKLDRLGRILDRHRGERVIVFTAHTALVYRISERFLIPAITAETGTEERRETLSRFREGTYSRVVAANVLDEGVDVPEASVGVILSGSGSEREFTQRLGRILRPGADGAKTATLYELVTNETAEERVAQRRR, via the coding sequence ATGCGCCCCGGAGACCCATCCCCGGCCGTGTCGTCGGTCACGCTCACCTACGAGGACGGGACTGTCCGGGTCGCCGGCGCGGCCGCCGCCGGCGTCGACCCCGACGGCCTCCCGGGCGTCGAGACGGACGCGCGTTCGGACGCCCGCCGCGCGCCCGCCCACCGCTACCGCGAGATCCGCGACGCCCTCCGCGACCGCGGCCGCGACGTGGACGACCGCGTGCTCGATCTCCCGCCGCTCCCGCCGCTCGACTCCGGCTACACCCTCCGCGAATACCAGCGCGACGCGCTCGAGGCCTGGGAGGCGAACGACCGCCGGGGGGTGCTCGAACTCCCGACCGGGAGCGGGAAGACGGTGATCGCGCTGGCGGCGATCGCGGCCGCGGGGACGCCGGCGCTCGTCGTCGTCCCGACCGTCGACCTGCTGGAGCAGTGGCACCGCGAACTCTCCGCGACGTTCGACGTGCCCGTCGGCCGCCTCGGCGGCGGCGAGCAGACCGTCGAGGCGCTCACTGTCGCCACGTACGACTCGGCGTACCTCCGCGCCGACGAACTGGGCGACCGCTTCGGCCTGCTCGTCCTCGACGAGGTCCACCACCTCGGCGGCGAGGGGTACCGGGACATCGCGCGGCTGTTCGCCGCGCCCGCGCGTCTGGGCCTGACGGCGACGTTCGAGCGCCCCGACGGCGCCCACGAGGCGGTCGCCGAGTTGGTCGGCCCGGTCGTGTACGATCTCGACCCCGACGACCTCGCCGGCGACCACCTCGCCGACTACGAGGTCCGCCGGATCGAGGTGGAGCTGTCGGGGGCGGAGCGCGAGCGCTACGAGGAGGCGCAGGGGACCTTCGTCGACTACGTCCGCGACGCGGGTATCCGGTTCACCTCCGGCTCGGACTACCAGGAGCTCGTGAAGCGTTCGGGGAACGATCCGCGCGCCCGCGAAGCGCTGCTCGCCAAGCAGCGCGCCCGCGAGGTGATGATGAACGCCGACGCGAAGCTCGACCGGCTCGGCCGCATCCTCGACCGCCACCGCGGCGAGCGCGTCATCGTCTTCACCGCCCACACCGCGCTCGTCTACCGCATCTCCGAGCGGTTCCTGATCCCCGCGATCACCGCCGAGACCGGGACCGAGGAGCGCCGGGAGACGCTCTCGCGGTTCCGCGAGGGCACCTACTCGCGGGTCGTCGCGGCGAACGTGCTCGACGAGGGCGTCGACGTGCCCGAGGCCAGCGTCGGCGTCATCCTCTCGGGCAGCGGTTCGGAGCGGGAGTTCACCCAGCGGCTCGGCCGGATCCTTCGCCCCGGGGCCGACGGCGCGAAGACGGCGACGCTGTACGAACTCGTGACGAACGAGACGGCCGAGGAACGGGTCGCGCAGCGGCGTCGGTAG
- a CDS encoding winged helix-turn-helix transcriptional regulator, giving the protein MTRTPRPRATFVLVLVAVGVAIAGPASALPATYLSGAAPAPAAGGSNDAGRTIDAGRTIDGSVDSSGDAVTTDVRTIATRTTAAVADSPHVLIPVAGYSRFGGDGSDALDHETRRRMHDTVADSPGIHLAGIADAVGEPVSTVRYHGRVLEREGLVETEKIRGKKRLFPALSGERSRTLEAALADGASRTVLYSVWRNEPTTVSELAERLDRAPSTVCHHLCRLAEDELVTRDRDGERVVTTLTDAVRTALKGSH; this is encoded by the coding sequence ATGACCCGAACACCGCGGCCACGCGCGACGTTCGTGCTCGTGCTCGTCGCCGTCGGCGTCGCGATCGCGGGGCCGGCGAGCGCGCTCCCCGCGACCTACCTGTCGGGAGCCGCGCCCGCCCCCGCCGCCGGCGGCTCGAACGACGCCGGGAGGACGATCGACGCCGGACGGACGATCGACGGTTCCGTCGACTCCTCCGGCGACGCGGTCACGACGGACGTGCGGACGATCGCGACGCGAACCACGGCGGCGGTAGCCGACTCGCCGCACGTGCTGATCCCCGTCGCGGGGTACAGCCGGTTCGGGGGCGACGGCTCGGACGCGCTCGACCACGAGACGCGCCGCCGGATGCACGACACGGTCGCCGACTCGCCCGGCATCCACCTCGCCGGGATCGCCGACGCCGTCGGCGAGCCGGTGTCGACCGTCCGGTACCACGGCCGAGTCCTCGAACGCGAGGGACTGGTCGAGACGGAGAAGATCCGCGGGAAGAAGCGACTGTTCCCCGCGCTGTCCGGGGAACGGAGCCGGACGCTGGAGGCCGCGCTCGCCGACGGTGCGAGTCGGACCGTGCTGTACTCCGTGTGGCGCAACGAGCCGACCACCGTGAGCGAGCTTGCGGAACGGCTCGACCGCGCGCCGAGCACGGTCTGTCACCACCTGTGCCGGCTGGCGGAGGACGAACTCGTCACCCGCGACCGGGACGGGGAACGGGTCGTCACGACGCTGACGGACGCGGTCCGTACCGCCCTGAAGGGGAGTCACTGA
- a CDS encoding DUF7344 domain-containing protein yields the protein MTTARGETTDDVFALIEDRRRRTVLRYLRNRTGTGDITVGRLAAAVASVEAVEGERGGTEATDREGSVDPAVVDQVSVTLRHVHLPKLADRGVIDYDPDAGTVRFEGFEPGTLESLKRIERVAGELAAPGDSTRASG from the coding sequence GTGACGACAGCACGCGGAGAGACGACCGACGACGTGTTCGCGTTGATCGAAGACCGACGGAGGCGGACGGTCCTCCGGTATCTCCGGAACCGGACTGGAACCGGCGATATCACGGTCGGACGGCTCGCCGCCGCCGTCGCGTCGGTGGAGGCCGTCGAGGGGGAGCGAGGGGGCACGGAGGCCACCGACCGCGAGGGCTCCGTCGACCCCGCTGTCGTCGATCAGGTGTCGGTCACGCTGAGGCACGTCCACCTTCCGAAACTGGCCGATCGCGGCGTGATCGATTACGATCCCGACGCAGGGACGGTCCGGTTCGAGGGGTTCGAACCCGGGACGCTCGAGTCGCTCAAGCGGATCGAGCGCGTGGCCGGGGAACTCGCCGCCCCCGGCGACTCGACACGCGCCTCCGGATGA
- a CDS encoding HalOD1 output domain-containing protein, with the protein MTDEDRDADRPGQSGLTVGDGDTVLRYDPETATYRGTFDPDATPPSLLVPLIVSALREAPPETLPALHYSVDPSALDRICVPETGAEARFTYAGYRFSLDGTGIVCVADADE; encoded by the coding sequence ATGACAGACGAGGATCGCGACGCGGATCGACCGGGCCAGTCCGGCCTGACGGTCGGCGACGGCGACACCGTCCTTCGGTACGACCCGGAGACGGCCACCTATCGGGGCACGTTCGACCCGGACGCGACGCCCCCCAGCCTGCTCGTCCCGTTGATCGTCTCCGCGCTTCGCGAGGCTCCCCCGGAGACGCTTCCGGCCCTCCACTACTCGGTCGACCCCTCGGCGCTCGACAGGATCTGCGTCCCGGAGACCGGAGCGGAGGCGCGGTTCACCTACGCCGGGTACCGGTTCTCGCTCGACGGCACCGGGATAGTGTGCGTCGCCGACGCGGACGAGTGA
- a CDS encoding nucleotide exchange factor GrpE, whose amino-acid sequence MSEEADAGHDDPEDATDAAGDTAAADARQESTERDGDDVTETALADEVARYDDALAAEVAALEREAVESTERVEELESSLRRTKADFQNYKKRAKKRQEQEKARATESLVSRLTEVRDNLVRALDQEEDVDIRPGVESTLETFDRILAEENVEVIDPESGQEVDPERHEVMMRVDSEQPEGTIADVYKQGYEMADKVIEAAQVTVSDGE is encoded by the coding sequence ATGAGCGAGGAGGCCGACGCCGGACACGACGACCCGGAGGACGCGACAGACGCCGCAGGCGACACGGCGGCCGCCGACGCGCGCCAGGAGTCGACCGAGCGCGACGGCGACGACGTGACCGAGACCGCGCTGGCCGACGAGGTCGCCCGGTACGACGACGCGCTGGCGGCGGAGGTCGCCGCCCTCGAACGCGAGGCCGTCGAGTCCACAGAGCGCGTGGAGGAACTGGAGTCGAGCCTGCGTCGGACGAAGGCGGACTTCCAGAACTACAAGAAGCGGGCGAAGAAGCGCCAGGAGCAGGAGAAGGCGCGCGCGACCGAGTCGCTCGTGAGCCGCCTCACCGAGGTTCGGGACAACCTCGTGCGCGCGCTCGACCAAGAGGAGGACGTTGACATCCGCCCCGGCGTCGAGTCCACGCTGGAGACGTTCGACCGGATCCTCGCCGAGGAGAACGTCGAGGTGATCGACCCCGAGTCGGGACAGGAGGTGGACCCCGAGCGCCACGAGGTGATGATGCGGGTCGACTCCGAGCAGCCGGAGGGTACCATCGCCGACGTGTACAAGCAGGGGTACGAGATGGCCGACAAGGTGATCGAAGCGGCCCAGGTGACGGTTAGCGACGGCGAGTAG
- a CDS encoding alpha/beta hydrolase: MNVTVHGPADGDPLWFVMGWGNTPAQPAVGWLLDTLAEAGFRTRAVEIPTNVSRFEREYLDPLAAAVDDGPGADRVLSHSTGGLIAAHAIDAGVLPERAVHLSPWWGLHPSQRIPFRVLGVLPTDRELTSVEPDRETLGGLAEPSERGSNGLSPSFVREVRRAQSSLPAAGDEEVAFCTLTDGLVGVDAIGERLPADRIRLYDGGHECFASAGRESIVADAVAVLRDGPGALE, encoded by the coding sequence GTGAACGTCACCGTCCACGGTCCCGCCGACGGCGACCCCCTGTGGTTCGTGATGGGGTGGGGAAACACGCCCGCACAGCCCGCGGTCGGCTGGCTGCTCGACACCCTCGCCGAGGCCGGGTTCCGCACCCGCGCCGTCGAGATCCCGACGAACGTCAGTCGCTTCGAGCGCGAGTACCTCGACCCGCTCGCCGCCGCCGTCGACGACGGACCGGGCGCGGACCGCGTGCTCTCACACAGTACCGGCGGACTGATCGCCGCCCACGCCATCGACGCCGGCGTGCTGCCCGAGCGCGCCGTCCACCTCAGCCCGTGGTGGGGGCTGCATCCGAGTCAACGGATCCCGTTCCGCGTGCTCGGAGTCCTCCCGACGGACAGGGAACTCACATCGGTGGAGCCGGACCGCGAGACGCTCGGCGGGCTCGCGGAGCCGAGCGAACGCGGGTCCAACGGGCTGTCGCCGTCGTTCGTGCGGGAGGTCCGCCGCGCGCAGTCGTCGCTGCCGGCCGCGGGCGACGAGGAGGTCGCGTTCTGTACGCTGACCGACGGCCTCGTCGGGGTCGACGCCATCGGCGAGCGACTGCCGGCCGACAGGATCCGGCTGTACGACGGCGGCCACGAGTGCTTCGCGTCGGCGGGACGGGAATCGATCGTCGCGGACGCGGTCGCTGTGCTGCGCGACGGGCCGGGGGCACTGGAGTAA
- the dnaK gene encoding molecular chaperone DnaK, whose protein sequence is MATNKILGIDLGTTNSAFAVMEGDDPEIIVNGEGDRTTPSVVAFTDDGERLVGKPAKNQAVQNPDRTIQSIKRHMGDEDYSVEIDGEDYTPQEISAMILQKIKRDAEEYLGDDVEKAVITVPAYFNDKQRQATKDAGEIAGFDVERIVNEPTAASMAYGLDDESDQTVMVYDLGGGTFDVSVLDLGGGVYEVVATNGDNDLGGDDWDEAIIDHLADEFENEHGIDLREDRQALQRLKDAAEEAKIELSSRKQASVNLPFITATDSGPVHLETEITRATFESITADLIERTVEPTEQALADAGYDAADIDEVILVGGSTRMPQVQDKVEEILGTEPKKNVNPDEAVALGAAIQGGVLSGDVDDLVLLDVTPLSLGIEVKGGLFERLIEKNTTIPTEESKIFTTAADNQTSVQVRVFQGEREIAEENELLGEFQLTGIPPAPAGTPQIEVSFNIDENGIVNVEAEDQGSGNAESITIEGGVGLSDEEIEQMQEEAEQHAEEDEERRRRIEARNEAESAVQRAETLLEENEEEIDDDLESDIREEIEALEDVLADEDAETEEIEDATESLSEALQEIGKQMYQQQAQAGPGGAGGPEGAAGAGPGGMGGMGGQGPGAGAAADGDDEDYVDADFEDVDENDDE, encoded by the coding sequence ATGGCGACCAACAAGATCCTCGGGATCGACCTCGGGACCACGAACTCGGCGTTCGCGGTGATGGAGGGGGACGACCCAGAGATCATCGTGAACGGCGAGGGCGACCGAACGACGCCGTCCGTCGTCGCGTTCACCGACGACGGCGAGCGGCTCGTCGGCAAGCCCGCGAAGAACCAGGCCGTCCAGAACCCCGACCGCACGATCCAGTCGATCAAGCGGCACATGGGCGATGAGGACTACTCCGTCGAGATCGACGGGGAGGACTACACGCCCCAAGAGATCTCGGCGATGATCCTCCAGAAGATCAAGCGCGACGCCGAGGAGTACCTCGGCGACGACGTGGAGAAGGCGGTCATCACGGTCCCGGCGTACTTCAACGACAAGCAGCGCCAGGCGACGAAGGACGCCGGCGAGATCGCCGGCTTCGACGTCGAGCGCATCGTCAACGAGCCGACCGCGGCGTCGATGGCGTACGGCCTCGACGACGAGTCCGACCAGACGGTGATGGTGTACGACCTCGGGGGCGGCACCTTCGACGTGTCCGTGCTCGACCTGGGCGGCGGCGTCTACGAGGTCGTCGCCACGAACGGGGACAACGACCTCGGCGGCGACGACTGGGACGAGGCGATCATCGACCACCTCGCCGACGAGTTCGAGAACGAGCACGGCATCGACCTGCGCGAGGACCGGCAGGCGCTCCAGCGCCTGAAGGACGCCGCCGAGGAGGCGAAGATCGAGCTCTCCTCGCGCAAGCAGGCCAGCGTCAACCTCCCGTTCATCACGGCGACCGACTCCGGCCCGGTCCACCTGGAGACGGAGATCACCCGCGCGACGTTCGAGAGCATCACCGCCGACCTCATCGAGCGCACCGTCGAGCCGACCGAGCAGGCGCTCGCGGACGCCGGCTACGACGCCGCCGACATCGACGAGGTGATCCTCGTCGGCGGCTCCACCCGGATGCCGCAGGTGCAGGACAAGGTCGAGGAGATCCTCGGCACCGAGCCGAAGAAGAACGTCAACCCCGACGAGGCGGTCGCGCTGGGCGCAGCCATCCAAGGCGGCGTGCTCTCGGGCGACGTGGACGACCTCGTCCTGCTCGACGTGACGCCGCTGTCGCTCGGGATCGAGGTGAAGGGCGGCCTCTTCGAGCGCCTCATCGAGAAGAACACGACCATCCCGACCGAGGAGTCGAAGATCTTCACCACCGCCGCCGACAACCAGACCTCGGTGCAGGTGCGCGTCTTCCAGGGCGAGCGCGAGATCGCCGAGGAGAACGAGCTGCTCGGCGAGTTCCAGCTCACCGGCATCCCGCCGGCCCCCGCGGGCACCCCGCAGATCGAGGTGTCGTTCAACATCGACGAGAACGGCATCGTGAACGTCGAGGCCGAGGACCAGGGCTCGGGCAACGCCGAGTCGATCACCATCGAGGGCGGCGTCGGCCTCTCCGACGAGGAGATCGAGCAGATGCAGGAGGAGGCCGAACAGCACGCCGAGGAGGACGAGGAGCGTCGCCGCCGCATCGAGGCCCGCAACGAGGCCGAGAGCGCGGTTCAGCGCGCCGAGACGCTCCTCGAGGAGAACGAGGAGGAGATCGACGACGACCTCGAGTCCGACATCCGCGAGGAGATCGAGGCGCTGGAGGACGTGCTCGCCGACGAGGACGCCGAGACCGAGGAGATCGAGGACGCCACCGAGTCGCTCTCGGAGGCGCTCCAGGAGATCGGCAAGCAGATGTACCAGCAGCAGGCCCAGGCCGGCCCCGGCGGCGCGGGCGGTCCCGAAGGTGCCGCGGGCGCCGGTCCGGGCGGCATGGGCGGCATGGGCGGTCAGGGCCCCGGCGCGGGCGCGGCCGCCGACGGCGACGACGAGGACTACGTCGACGCCGACTTCGAGGACGTAGACGAGAACGACGACGAGTAG
- a CDS encoding saccharopine dehydrogenase family protein, protein MRSDRILVYGAYGYTGRLVTEQAVADGLDPIVAGRSAGKVESLAAAHGLDHRVFAVDDHSVAADALADVAVVLNCAGPFARTSDPLVDACIQTGTHYLDITGEIEVFEAIAARDTEAEAAGVTLLPGVGFDVVPTDSLAAHLAERLPDATHLELGFQGLDELSPGTAHTAIESLGDSGTVRRDGELVDVPVAHDLRTIDFGDGPTAAATIQWGDVSTAYHTTGIPNVIVYAAQPEATIRFVRLSNRLGWLFGSNPVQSVLHGLVDRFVDGPSEAARREESMYVWGRATNGEESVVSRLVTPESYLFTSHSAPHLAARVRDGEAPVGFQTPASAFGPDVAFDVNGVERTDE, encoded by the coding sequence ATGCGTAGCGACCGCATCCTCGTCTACGGCGCGTACGGCTACACCGGACGGCTCGTGACGGAACAGGCCGTCGCGGACGGTCTCGACCCCATCGTCGCCGGCCGATCCGCCGGGAAGGTCGAGTCGCTGGCGGCCGCCCACGGTCTCGACCACCGCGTTTTCGCAGTAGACGACCACAGTGTGGCTGCGGACGCGCTCGCTGACGTGGCGGTCGTCCTCAACTGCGCCGGACCGTTCGCCCGGACCAGCGACCCGCTGGTCGACGCCTGCATCCAGACGGGCACCCACTACCTCGACATCACGGGCGAAATCGAGGTGTTCGAGGCCATCGCCGCACGCGATACCGAGGCGGAGGCCGCCGGCGTGACGCTCCTACCGGGGGTCGGCTTCGACGTGGTGCCGACCGACAGCCTCGCCGCCCACTTGGCCGAGCGGCTCCCCGACGCGACCCATCTCGAACTCGGCTTCCAGGGCCTCGACGAACTCTCGCCCGGCACCGCCCACACCGCCATCGAATCGCTCGGTGACAGCGGGACGGTCCGCCGGGACGGCGAGCTGGTGGATGTGCCGGTCGCACACGATCTCCGGACCATCGACTTCGGTGACGGTCCGACGGCCGCCGCGACCATCCAGTGGGGCGATGTCTCTACGGCATACCACACGACCGGCATCCCGAACGTGATCGTCTACGCCGCCCAACCGGAGGCGACGATCCGGTTCGTGCGTCTGTCGAACCGGCTGGGGTGGCTGTTCGGGAGCAACCCTGTGCAGTCCGTACTGCACGGTCTCGTCGATCGGTTCGTCGACGGGCCGAGCGAGGCCGCTCGCCGCGAGGAGTCGATGTACGTCTGGGGACGGGCGACGAACGGTGAGGAATCGGTCGTTTCGCGGCTAGTGACGCCGGAGTCGTATCTGTTCACCAGCCACAGCGCGCCCCACCTGGCCGCCCGCGTCCGCGACGGCGAGGCTCCCGTCGGCTTCCAGACGCCTGCCAGTGCGTTCGGCCCTGATGTCGCATTCGATGTCAACGGCGTGGAGCGGACAGACGAGTGA